In one Spirosoma rigui genomic region, the following are encoded:
- a CDS encoding OstA-like protein: MVRFLLHVSCCFFLLGLLLQPAHVRAQAGRPPQAGSGSATDKVELLPGSDSLVGVNIPGQVVRKIYNNVRFRQKGVLMYCNLAIQNVTTNVIEAYGNVRLVQGDTINVRGDTMFYYGNTRQANLRGNVVMRDRKMTLTTAQLDYDMVSGLAHYPTPGRIVDKENILTSREGYYDTHTKLFTFRQNVRLVNPKGTLTADSLLYNSLSRLATFQGPTRITNKDGVLTAREGQYNTETGISNFQRRATVETPKYRLTGDSLYYDNVSELGIAKGNVIMVAKDRKAIITGEHVRYNGKAGISRVTGRPVAKSLASESSNDTLYLRADTLFSFDNKVTKTRRLLGQKNVFVYKSDLQSKCDSLIYDTADSTIYFFKKPIVWSQNKYQMEADTMRALLKDNRINTMFLKAKSFVISLDTLRNYNQIKGRTITAYFVTKSLPTSTTLITTGATAPIAAKATVSTRRDVPATTTPRSVTAATPAREETTLNRVIVEGNGQSIYYAVDDKNKLIGLNHVECSRMNIEFANNKVGQIRFYGRPDAQLIPPKEFTDDGQKLDGFRWREAEKPTKGQVLWQETPPAEQPAAKKPFKSRTPAKPLARKNVQRVNN, from the coding sequence ATGGTTCGTTTCCTCCTTCACGTCAGTTGCTGTTTTTTCCTGCTTGGCTTACTCCTCCAGCCGGCCCATGTGCGGGCCCAGGCGGGCCGTCCCCCGCAGGCAGGTAGCGGCAGCGCAACGGACAAAGTGGAGTTGCTGCCGGGTTCCGACAGTCTGGTGGGCGTCAACATTCCGGGGCAGGTAGTTCGGAAGATCTATAATAACGTTCGGTTTCGGCAGAAAGGCGTACTCATGTACTGTAACCTGGCCATCCAGAACGTTACAACCAACGTTATTGAAGCCTACGGTAATGTTAGGCTGGTACAGGGCGACACCATCAACGTGCGGGGGGACACCATGTTTTATTACGGGAACACCCGGCAGGCTAACCTGCGCGGCAACGTAGTCATGCGCGACCGTAAGATGACGCTTACCACCGCCCAGCTCGATTACGACATGGTGTCGGGCCTGGCCCACTACCCGACTCCCGGCCGGATCGTTGACAAAGAAAATATTCTGACCAGCCGCGAAGGCTACTACGATACCCATACCAAATTGTTCACCTTCCGGCAGAACGTCCGGCTTGTCAACCCCAAAGGTACGCTCACCGCCGATTCCCTGTTGTATAATTCGTTGAGTCGGCTTGCAACGTTTCAGGGTCCCACGCGTATTACCAATAAAGACGGGGTGCTAACCGCCAGAGAAGGGCAATACAATACGGAAACGGGTATTTCCAACTTCCAGCGCCGGGCCACCGTTGAAACGCCCAAGTATCGATTGACCGGCGATTCGCTCTATTACGATAACGTATCGGAACTGGGCATTGCCAAAGGAAACGTTATAATGGTAGCCAAAGATCGAAAAGCAATCATTACCGGAGAACACGTCCGCTACAACGGCAAGGCGGGTATTTCGCGGGTAACGGGGCGACCCGTAGCGAAGAGTCTGGCCAGCGAAAGCTCAAACGACACGCTTTACCTGCGGGCGGACACGCTCTTTTCGTTCGACAATAAAGTTACGAAAACCCGGCGGCTGCTCGGCCAGAAAAACGTATTCGTGTACAAATCGGACTTGCAGAGCAAATGTGACTCGCTCATCTACGATACGGCCGACTCGACCATTTATTTCTTCAAAAAGCCCATCGTCTGGAGCCAGAACAAGTACCAGATGGAAGCCGATACGATGCGGGCTCTCCTCAAAGACAATCGCATCAATACCATGTTTTTAAAAGCCAAATCGTTCGTGATCTCGCTCGATACGCTCAGGAACTACAACCAGATCAAAGGACGAACGATAACGGCCTATTTCGTTACGAAGAGCCTACCAACGTCGACAACGCTGATTACGACCGGCGCTACCGCCCCGATTGCGGCTAAAGCAACTGTTTCGACCCGGCGCGACGTGCCCGCGACAACCACCCCCCGATCGGTGACGGCCGCCACTCCCGCCCGCGAGGAAACAACCCTTAACCGTGTCATCGTAGAAGGCAACGGGCAGAGTATTTATTACGCCGTGGATGACAAGAACAAACTGATCGGGCTGAACCATGTGGAGTGCAGCCGAATGAATATTGAGTTTGCCAATAATAAAGTCGGGCAGATTCGCTTTTATGGACGGCCTGATGCCCAGCTCATTCCGCCCAAGGAGTTTACCGACGACGGTCAGAAACTCGATGGATTCCGTTGGCGGGAGGCCGAAAAACCAACTAAAGGGCAGGTGTTGTGGCAAGAGACACCACCGGCAGAGCAACCGGCGGCTAAAAAACCATTTAAATCCAGAACCCCGGCTAAACCATTAGCCCGTAAAAACGTTCAAAGGGTTAATAATTAA
- the coaBC gene encoding bifunctional phosphopantothenoylcysteine decarboxylase/phosphopantothenate--cysteine ligase CoaBC encodes MNGKRILLGVSGSISAYKSALLVRLLVKAGADVQVVMTESAKTFITPLTLATLAKRPVYSAFVESGSDSRGEGTWTNHVELGLWADALVVAPASAHTLSRCANGICDDLLSAVYLSAKCPVFFAPAMDLDMYRHPATVENLRRLASYGNHIIRAEHGELASGLVGEGRLVEPETILQVLQRFFDEPQPLTGKHVVITAGPTQEPIDPVRYISNHSTGKMGYALAGAFAKAGAAVTLVSGPTGLPLPDPSIRRVDVVTAQQMFDATQAVFPTADVLVLNAAVADYTPAHPADRKIKKKESHFSLELTKTTDIAATLGGQKKSGQYLMGFALETDNERENALKKLASKNLDWIVLNSLRDAGAGFGHDTNKITVIGKDGQTHEFALKTKAEVAEDLVHIVVRNLVS; translated from the coding sequence ATGAACGGTAAACGTATCTTACTCGGTGTCTCGGGCAGTATTTCGGCTTATAAATCAGCGTTGCTGGTTCGGCTCCTGGTGAAGGCGGGGGCCGACGTGCAGGTCGTCATGACCGAGTCTGCCAAGACGTTTATCACCCCACTCACCCTGGCTACACTCGCCAAACGGCCCGTTTACTCCGCATTTGTTGAGTCGGGAAGCGACAGCCGGGGCGAAGGTACCTGGACGAACCACGTAGAACTGGGCCTTTGGGCCGATGCACTGGTGGTGGCCCCCGCTTCAGCCCACACCCTGAGCCGTTGCGCCAATGGTATCTGCGACGATCTGCTTTCGGCGGTGTACCTCTCGGCGAAGTGCCCGGTCTTTTTCGCACCGGCAATGGACCTCGACATGTACCGGCACCCGGCTACAGTTGAGAATTTGCGCCGGCTTGCGTCGTACGGCAACCACATCATCCGGGCTGAACACGGCGAACTGGCAAGCGGTCTGGTTGGTGAAGGGCGGCTGGTCGAACCGGAAACTATCCTGCAGGTGCTACAGCGCTTTTTTGATGAACCCCAGCCGCTGACGGGCAAACACGTTGTCATCACTGCCGGGCCAACCCAGGAACCCATCGATCCGGTGCGGTACATCAGCAATCATTCGACGGGTAAAATGGGGTACGCCCTTGCCGGCGCTTTTGCAAAAGCCGGGGCTGCCGTCACGCTGGTGAGTGGCCCAACGGGGCTGCCCCTACCCGATCCGTCCATTCGACGGGTCGACGTTGTAACGGCACAGCAGATGTTTGACGCTACGCAGGCCGTTTTCCCGACGGCCGATGTGCTGGTTCTGAACGCAGCCGTTGCGGATTACACACCGGCCCACCCGGCCGATCGGAAGATCAAAAAAAAAGAAAGCCATTTTTCGCTCGAACTGACAAAAACCACCGACATTGCTGCTACGTTAGGTGGGCAGAAAAAATCGGGTCAGTACCTGATGGGGTTCGCGCTCGAGACGGACAATGAACGGGAGAATGCCTTAAAAAAACTAGCCAGCAAGAACCTGGACTGGATTGTGCTGAACTCCCTGCGCGACGCCGGGGCCGGTTTCGGACACGATACCAACAAAATAACCGTTATTGGAAAGGACGGACAAACCCACGAATTTGCCCTTAAAACCAAAGCCGAGGTCGCTGAAGATTTGGTGCATATCGTCGTCAGAAACCTAGTATCATGA
- the porD gene encoding type IX secretion system protein PorD, producing MRKIALLVGLLGFLTTARAQELNCQVTINSDQLFASQKTDFSYVAQLKGIITEFMNNRRWSNDQFTPAERINCSLNINLVKSLAQGAFEATAQIIVTRPVYGTNYETTVFNYVDRNFNFVYLPSTPVYFRENIFSDDLTSMLAFYANMILAVDYDTFSRRGGNPFVQRAFQIALQAQQGSPNEAWQAGTDQRKRYWLIENMQNQQLTPFRDAMYTYHRQGLDTFGANPVQMRKQTLDLLTNLRTIGQQLPYSVLVNTFFDAKSQELYNILFEGTPAERKRAFELLSFLDPSKTELYRKLVTT from the coding sequence ATGAGAAAGATAGCTTTACTAGTTGGCCTGCTGGGTTTCCTGACAACGGCGCGGGCTCAGGAACTGAACTGCCAGGTAACGATCAACTCCGACCAGCTCTTCGCATCCCAGAAAACCGACTTTTCGTACGTAGCGCAGCTCAAGGGCATCATTACCGAGTTCATGAACAACCGGCGGTGGAGCAACGACCAGTTCACGCCCGCCGAACGGATCAACTGCTCACTCAATATCAACCTGGTCAAATCACTGGCTCAGGGTGCATTTGAAGCGACGGCCCAGATCATTGTAACACGACCTGTGTACGGAACTAACTACGAAACCACCGTATTTAACTACGTCGACCGGAATTTCAATTTCGTTTACCTCCCTTCCACACCGGTCTATTTCCGGGAAAACATTTTTTCCGACGATCTGACGTCTATGCTGGCGTTTTATGCCAACATGATCCTGGCAGTCGACTATGACACCTTCAGCCGGCGGGGCGGTAACCCCTTCGTTCAGCGGGCTTTCCAGATTGCGTTACAGGCCCAGCAGGGATCGCCCAACGAAGCCTGGCAGGCCGGTACGGACCAGCGGAAGCGCTACTGGCTCATCGAAAATATGCAGAACCAGCAGCTAACCCCGTTCCGGGATGCCATGTATACCTACCACCGGCAGGGTCTCGATACGTTCGGAGCGAACCCCGTTCAGATGCGTAAACAAACCCTGGACCTGTTAACCAACCTGCGTACCATTGGCCAGCAACTACCTTATTCCGTGCTGGTTAACACATTTTTCGATGCCAAGTCGCAGGAGTTGTATAATATCCTTTTCGAGGGAACGCCCGCCGAACGCAAACGGGCCTTTGAGCTGCTTTCGTTCCTGGACCCTTCCAAAACGGAGCTCTACCGAAAATTAGTAACGACCTAG
- a CDS encoding DNA-directed RNA polymerase subunit omega codes for MATNQSIITRNNDKIAIKTGNLYESVSIISKRARQIATKNKEELSNKLSEFVSAVDNLEEVFENREQIEISKFYERMPKPTSTATDEFLEDKIYWRYNDEESQQ; via the coding sequence ATGGCAACAAATCAATCCATCATTACCCGCAATAACGACAAGATTGCGATTAAGACGGGAAATCTTTACGAGTCGGTTTCGATCATTTCGAAGCGCGCCCGGCAGATAGCGACCAAGAATAAGGAAGAGCTGAGCAACAAACTGTCGGAGTTTGTGTCGGCCGTCGATAACCTCGAAGAAGTATTCGAAAACCGGGAACAGATCGAAATTTCGAAGTTCTACGAACGTATGCCCAAACCAACCTCGACCGCAACGGACGAGTTTCTGGAGGATAAAATTTATTGGCGCTATAACGACGAAGAAAGCCAACAATAA
- the bamD gene encoding outer membrane protein assembly factor BamD yields MQQRNIGKVLLGALFVVLLSACSPFSKLQKSGTDDEKYKGAVEYYKKSDWYRAGLLFEELIPVLKGSNESEMAQFYYAYTQYHQQQYLLSATLFKKFYETFARSEHAQEAMYMYAFSLYKDTPSFNLDQSNTLTATSALQDFVNAYPDSQYKDECTRMILELRKKLERKAYEKAKLYYKTSGFNIASYKSSVISIENFQKEFPDSEYNEELAFLKVDAEFSLAQNSLETKQKERYQEAINYHQAFIDKYPNSRFLKQSEKMYETSQKELERLVKEEQAREKEKEKLKNPDANRPAKVTAANQK; encoded by the coding sequence ATGCAACAACGTAACATTGGTAAGGTTCTGCTCGGAGCCTTGTTTGTAGTTTTACTCAGCGCCTGCAGTCCGTTCTCTAAATTGCAGAAAAGTGGTACTGACGACGAGAAGTACAAAGGAGCCGTCGAGTATTACAAGAAGAGTGACTGGTACCGGGCGGGTTTGCTGTTTGAAGAACTGATTCCGGTTCTTAAAGGCAGCAACGAGTCAGAGATGGCTCAGTTTTACTATGCCTACACGCAGTATCACCAGCAACAGTACCTGCTCAGTGCTACGCTGTTCAAGAAATTTTACGAGACGTTTGCCCGCAGTGAGCACGCGCAGGAAGCGATGTACATGTACGCTTTCTCGCTTTACAAGGATACCCCTTCGTTCAACCTGGATCAGTCAAATACGTTGACTGCTACTTCAGCCCTGCAGGATTTTGTTAATGCCTACCCCGACAGCCAGTACAAGGATGAATGTACCCGCATGATTCTGGAGTTGCGGAAAAAGCTGGAACGAAAGGCCTACGAAAAGGCAAAGCTTTATTACAAGACCAGTGGCTTTAACATTGCATCCTATAAGTCGTCGGTCATTTCGATTGAGAACTTCCAGAAAGAATTTCCGGATTCGGAATACAACGAGGAACTGGCCTTTTTGAAGGTCGACGCCGAGTTCAGCCTGGCCCAGAACAGCCTCGAAACCAAGCAAAAGGAACGGTATCAGGAAGCCATAAACTACCACCAGGCGTTTATTGACAAGTATCCGAACAGCCGTTTCCTAAAGCAGTCGGAGAAGATGTATGAAACCAGTCAGAAAGAACTTGAACGACTGGTTAAAGAAGAACAGGCCCGCGAGAAAGAGAAAGAAAAGCTCAAGAATCCGGATGCAAACCGTCCGGCCAAGGTAACAGCCGCCAATCAAAAGTAA
- a CDS encoding T9SS type A sorting domain-containing protein, whose translation MKQFILIGVLTGLLMATNPLRAQVALRDSDARKGSRLELGRTASTRKTATPLIPNRRFVMAPEPVLSGLDRATHKNKAINEHYRSLLMAQPAAKAGARSAAAEANGSSVTADARPAPEQEGKSENRLFANERLWVSNVYPNPADDVTEVDYQVSGALGEAKLVLLNVLGAPIAEYSLDRNDRKVRIVTRDLATGYYLYQLSVEGKKVATKRLLVRHQ comes from the coding sequence ATGAAGCAATTTATACTTATTGGTGTTTTGACGGGCTTGCTGATGGCAACAAACCCGCTCCGGGCGCAGGTAGCCCTGCGTGACTCCGATGCCCGAAAGGGTAGCCGGCTGGAGTTGGGGCGTACGGCATCGACCCGCAAAACAGCGACTCCCCTGATACCCAACCGGCGCTTTGTGATGGCACCGGAACCCGTTTTGTCGGGTCTCGACCGGGCAACGCATAAGAACAAAGCCATTAATGAACATTACCGGTCGTTGCTGATGGCGCAGCCCGCAGCCAAAGCGGGAGCCCGGTCAGCCGCTGCTGAAGCAAATGGTTCGTCGGTAACAGCCGATGCCCGTCCGGCTCCCGAGCAGGAAGGAAAATCGGAGAACCGCCTGTTTGCCAATGAGCGGCTCTGGGTATCCAACGTGTATCCGAACCCGGCCGACGACGTTACGGAAGTTGATTACCAGGTAAGCGGAGCCCTTGGCGAAGCTAAGCTGGTCCTGCTGAACGTGCTGGGCGCTCCCATTGCGGAGTACAGCCTCGACCGCAACGACCGCAAAGTACGTATCGTGACCCGCGACCTGGCTACGGGCTACTACCTGTACCAACTCTCGGTAGAGGGAAAGAAAGTAGCGACCAAACGCCTGCTTGTCCGCCATCAGTAA